A single genomic interval of Carassius auratus strain Wakin chromosome 30, ASM336829v1, whole genome shotgun sequence harbors:
- the LOC113049079 gene encoding arrestin domain-containing protein 3-like gives MNCSFSHFLVGFTTESRRLPLGIDIEIKMSKSIKLLSLQYNQINESDTFSSGDIVEGRVVLEVIKEIKVKSFFVKLTGDAHVSWTEGSGDDETSYSDHERYFKLKQYFIQESSKKDGPVISPGCHVFPFRFQLPQQDMPPSFKGLHGWVKYVLTVKLSRPWKSTSAAQTELNFVLRNYGTNDHLLQPQSGTEDKKIKLFGSGKMSLAVKAEKTGYMQGETIRVFVDIDNSSSRNVRLKYSLKQLQTFIAGKSTNRGFKYIVKETRDRIPSGEKSKFIVDIKLPHDLTVTFENCRILKVQYELKVYLDVSFASDPEVKFPVVILPAEQQCPPWQGPPGGFQPYPPPQPNLVPYPGELPPPPAGLYHNLYNPTVLPYPGAAAGVYPNPHAIQPGFLLAPSAPVYDPNQSTKESTPNVPY, from the exons atgaattgcagttttagtcactttctTGTTGGCTTTACGACAGAGAGCAGGAGATTGCCGCTTGGTATAGACAtagaaattaaaatgtcaaaatccaTCAAATTGCTCAGTCTTCAATATAACCAGATTAATGAAAGCGATACTTTTTCTAGTGGGGATATTGTGGAGGGACGAGTTGTTTTGGAGGTTATCAAAGAAATAAAGGTGAAAAGTTTTTTTGTGAAGCTGACGGGGGACGCACATGTGAGCTGGACTGAAGGCTCAGGTGACGACGAAACATCCTACAGCGACCACGAGAGATACTTCAAACTAAAGCAATACTTCATTCAAGAGAGCTCGAAGAAAG ATGGACCAGTGATTAGCCCAGGATGTCATGTTTTTCCATTCAGATTCCAGCTGCCTCAACA AGATATGCCTCCATCTTTTAAAGGATTGCATGGCTGGGTTAAGTATGTCTTGACAGTAAAGCTGAGCAGGCCTTGGAAGTCAACATCTGCTGCACAGACAGAATTAAACTTTGTGCTGAGAAATTATGGGACCAATGATCATTTACTG CAACCACAATCTGGCACAGAGGACAAGAAGATAAAACTTTTTGGCTCAGGAAAAATGTCACTGGCTGTAAAAGCAGAAAAAACTGGCTATATGCAAG gtgaAACGATAAGAGTTTTTGTCGACATTGACAACTCTTCATCTCGTAACGTCAGGCTAAAGTACAGCCTCAAGCAGCTACAAACGTTCATCGCTGGCAAGAGCACTAATAGAGGATTCAAGTATATAGTCAAAGAGACTAGAGATCGCATTCCTTCTGGAGAAAAGTCAAAATTCATAGTGGATATAAAGCTTCCACATGACCTGACTGTCACCTTTGAAAACTGCAGAATTCTAAAAGTGCAGTATGAACTCAAG GTATATCTGGATGTGTCTTTTGCCTCAGATCCAGAAGTCAAATTTCCTGTGGTCATTCTTCCAGCTGAACAACAGTGTCCTCCCTGGCAAGGCCCACCTGGAGGATTCCAGCCATATCCACCACCTCAGCCTAACCTTGTGCCTTATCCTGGTGAACTACCTCCTCCACCTGCAGGACTTTACCACAATCTGTATAACCCTACAGTGCTGCCCTATCCAGGAGCTGCTGCAGGGGTCTATCCAAATCCACATGCCATCCAGCCTGGTTTCCTTCTGGCTCCTTCTGCACCAGTTTATGATCCAAATCAAAGCACTAAAGAATCGACTCCTAACGTGCCTTATTAG
- the LOC113049081 gene encoding uncharacterized protein LOC113049081 isoform X2 — translation MYKDIFNGSPISRVTMETQSEKKRAAYFTEAELEVLMHAYEEFKPIILKRSNTAASAKARELAWQKITDRVNACNPSGATRTLSQVKMKHKNILQKANRKKTEARLTGGGPPPPPLTPSEELALSLNKGRPVVAGIPGGSSSHILCTTSDGEKRVKYTDGRIVLLDSPERTQSVTVDEDDDDDDEETTSAVTEVDNAGRSTEYIPRDLPTDEGPSASAHNLSREMKK, via the exons atgtataaagacattttcaatggATCGCCGATTTCACGAGTCACCATGGAAACTCAAAGCGAAAAAAAGAGAGCCGCGTATTTCACAGAGGCGGAGTTGGAAGTTTTAATGCATGCTTATGAGGAGTTTAagccaataatattaaaaagaagcAATACAGCTGCATCGGCTAAAGCAAGAGAGTTGGCTTGGCAAAAAATAACGGACAGAGTAAATGC gTGTAATCCTTCTGGAGCCACAAGAACTTTAAGCCAagtcaaaatgaaacacaaaaacattctgcaaaaag CTAACAGAAAAAAGACTGAAGCCCGTCTAACTGGCGGGGGGCCACCACCACCTCCCCTCACCCCATCTGAGGAGCTGGCTCTGTCCCTTAATAAAGGGCGACCAGTGGTTGCTGGCATTCCAGGGGGCAGTTCATCACACATACTATGCACCACAAGTGATGGTGAAAAAAGGGTGAAAT ATACTGATGGACGGATTGTATTATTGGACTCTCCAGAAAGAACACAGTCTGTCACAGTT gatgaagatgatgatgatgacgatgaagagaCCACATCTGCTGTGACAGAAGTGGACAATGCTGGTAGATCCACTGAG TACATACCTAGGGATTTGCCCACAGATGAGGGTCCTTCAGCCTCAGCACACAATCTAAGCAGG gaaatgaagaaataa
- the LOC113049944 gene encoding putative nuclease HARBI1: MACPFDEDPVDVEAQIIRVGCIDGTHIPIKAPSINEGDYVNRKSIHSINVQVICEATQIITNVEAKWPGSVHDARIFRESSLCQTFQQGQYNGYLLGDRGYPCLPYLMTPYPEPEPGPQTRFNLAHSRTRAKVEMTIGILKSRFQCLRGLRVSPERACDIIVACVVLHNIATIRGESHPPCIEEDGPEEHRQILEANRDGRLLRDRICQNYFY, translated from the exons ATGGCGTGCCCTTTTGACGAGGATCCTGTGGACGTTGAAGCACAAATTATACGAG ttgggtgcattgatggcactcacattcctattaaagctccatcaataaatgagggagactaTGTTAATAGGAAATCTATTCATAGTATCAATGTGCag GTAATATGTGAGGCAACCCAAATCATCACCAATGTCGAGGCAAAATGGCCAGGATCTGTGCATGATGCCAGAATTTTCCGCGAGTCATCATTATGCCAGACATTTCAGCAGG GACAGTACAATGGTTACTTGCTGGGGGACAGAGGATACCCTTGTCTGCCCTATTTAATGACACCCTACCCTGAACCTGAGCCTGGACCACAGACACGGTTTAACCTGGCTCACAGCCGAACACGGGCCAAGGTGGAGATGACtatagggatcctcaaatctcggTTTCAGTGTCTGCGTGGGCTCCGGGTTAGTCCAGAGAGGGCATGCGACATTATTGTGGCTTGTGTTGTGCTTCACAATATTGCCACTATAAGAGGAGAGAGCCACCCTCCTTGTATTGAGGAAGATGGCCCAGAGGAACACCGACAGATTTTAGAGGCCAACAGAGACGGAAGACTTTTGAGAGACAGGATttgtcaaaattacttttattag
- the LOC113049081 gene encoding uncharacterized protein LOC113049081 isoform X1 — protein sequence MYKDIFNGSPISRVTMETQSEKKRAAYFTEAELEVLMHAYEEFKPIILKRSNTAASAKARELAWQKITDRVNACNPSGATRTLSQVKMKHKNILQKANRKKTEARLTGGGPPPPPLTPSEELALSLNKGRPVVAGIPGGSSSHILCTTSDGEKRVKYTDGRIVLLDSPERTQSVTVDEDDDDDDEETTSAVTEVDNAGRSTEYIPRDLPTDEGPSASAHNLSRLPAKELYKVHLQKQIRKSDMEMDLIQLQMEEKRLLIKKAALEIELLENRLKEMKK from the exons atgtataaagacattttcaatggATCGCCGATTTCACGAGTCACCATGGAAACTCAAAGCGAAAAAAAGAGAGCCGCGTATTTCACAGAGGCGGAGTTGGAAGTTTTAATGCATGCTTATGAGGAGTTTAagccaataatattaaaaagaagcAATACAGCTGCATCGGCTAAAGCAAGAGAGTTGGCTTGGCAAAAAATAACGGACAGAGTAAATGC gTGTAATCCTTCTGGAGCCACAAGAACTTTAAGCCAagtcaaaatgaaacacaaaaacattctgcaaaaag CTAACAGAAAAAAGACTGAAGCCCGTCTAACTGGCGGGGGGCCACCACCACCTCCCCTCACCCCATCTGAGGAGCTGGCTCTGTCCCTTAATAAAGGGCGACCAGTGGTTGCTGGCATTCCAGGGGGCAGTTCATCACACATACTATGCACCACAAGTGATGGTGAAAAAAGGGTGAAAT ATACTGATGGACGGATTGTATTATTGGACTCTCCAGAAAGAACACAGTCTGTCACAGTT gatgaagatgatgatgatgacgatgaagagaCCACATCTGCTGTGACAGAAGTGGACAATGCTGGTAGATCCACTGAG TACATACCTAGGGATTTGCCCACAGATGAGGGTCCTTCAGCCTCAGCACACAATCTAAGCAGG TTGCCAGCAAAGgagctgtataaggtccatcttcaaaaacaaataagaaaaagtgacatggagatggaccttatacagcttcaaatggaagagaaaaggctcctcattaaaaaagcagcacttGAAATAGAATTACTTGAGAATCGCCTTAAG gaaatgaagaaataa